The proteins below are encoded in one region of Segatella copri:
- a CDS encoding GLPGLI family protein, which yields MKKVLLMVWLALYACMLQAQTVNLFDESSIGMGDSIDQVKYQVVYDAEYIYEKKYTKTDTIIGRIEEKMLLQIGNKYSAFYSYPIFQRDSTISANMAKGIPANFSGNGGQINWKIYKNYPEPGKTAYLDFFAADRYVCIEPMEPTDWQLTDSIDSICGYECHQAIAKFKGRTWIAWYTEDIPIDNGPWKLSGLPGLILKAHDSENDYGFTAVGLTTDKGSIPIYYKGKTFEPIDRKSLTSIYKKYYADPIGYLLQDAKYAAIVKIKDEKGNILKHSKRAEPYNPIER from the coding sequence ATGAAAAAGGTATTATTGATGGTATGGCTTGCATTATATGCTTGCATGCTCCAAGCGCAAACAGTAAACCTGTTCGATGAATCAAGCATTGGCATGGGAGATTCCATTGATCAGGTAAAGTATCAGGTAGTATATGATGCCGAGTATATTTACGAAAAGAAATATACCAAGACCGACACCATCATTGGCCGTATTGAAGAGAAAATGCTCTTGCAGATTGGCAACAAGTATTCCGCATTCTACAGTTATCCGATATTCCAAAGAGACTCTACCATCTCTGCGAATATGGCAAAAGGAATACCTGCCAATTTTTCCGGTAATGGCGGACAGATTAATTGGAAAATATATAAGAACTATCCAGAACCGGGCAAAACTGCCTATCTCGATTTCTTTGCTGCCGACAGATATGTGTGCATAGAGCCGATGGAACCGACAGACTGGCAACTCACAGACAGCATCGATTCCATCTGCGGTTACGAGTGCCACCAGGCAATTGCCAAGTTTAAGGGTAGAACATGGATAGCTTGGTACACGGAAGACATCCCTATTGACAATGGTCCCTGGAAACTGAGCGGACTGCCGGGATTGATACTCAAGGCTCACGACTCCGAGAACGATTATGGATTTACGGCTGTAGGACTCACTACAGACAAAGGCTCCATACCTATCTATTATAAAGGTAAGACTTTCGAGCCTATCGACCGCAAATCATTGACCTCCATTTACAAAAAATACTATGCCGATCCAATCGGTTATCTGCTTCAAGATGCCAAGTATGCTGCAATTGTAAAGATCAAGGATGAAAAAGGAAATATCCTGAAGCATTCCAAGCGTGCTGAGCCATACAATCCGATTGAAAGATAA
- a CDS encoding winged helix-turn-helix domain-containing protein, producing MNSNSKLKIVWMVCGVAIVLLFCTQAYWLHLQCQYSLDQQVEQFKKDCDEVLAQDLKNRKKLQENSSTKGRRDTVMLKIESEYDMKKGCSRTTLSFWNNHRFLVRLNDPNLTGDDAYLIISRYLANIGKHPSLASYQRLLDDKGYGKISFFRHLDYKTVFLNAKYDVEGRWSRVVTVKYQTNPMFRQGISFQVPIPITRTLKAMMWQLIGSIFLFFILIGCLYYLVKTIVFQKRIDGIRHEFLKNMIYELKQPKEDDKGEESAVFIGSIAFYYAQNELLCGNFRVVITSRQAEILKLLAENQNQLVERDYILNEVWGDDSYSNSLALNVQITYLRRALNLDEKVSIEAVIKKGYILRTC from the coding sequence ATGAACAGTAACAGTAAGCTGAAAATAGTGTGGATGGTATGTGGGGTAGCAATCGTATTGTTGTTCTGCACGCAGGCATATTGGCTCCATCTTCAATGTCAATATAGCTTAGACCAGCAGGTAGAGCAATTCAAGAAGGATTGTGATGAAGTGTTAGCGCAAGATTTGAAGAATAGAAAAAAGTTGCAGGAGAATTCATCTACGAAAGGTAGAAGAGATACGGTTATGCTTAAGATAGAATCTGAATATGATATGAAGAAGGGATGTAGCCGTACTACGCTTTCTTTTTGGAACAATCACCGCTTTCTTGTCCGTTTGAATGATCCTAATCTTACGGGTGATGATGCTTATCTCATCATCAGCAGATATCTGGCTAATATAGGTAAGCATCCCTCGTTGGCTTCTTATCAAAGATTACTGGATGATAAGGGATATGGGAAGATATCCTTTTTTCGCCATCTGGATTACAAGACTGTCTTCCTGAATGCAAAATATGATGTCGAAGGCAGATGGTCACGTGTGGTGACGGTAAAGTATCAGACGAACCCAATGTTTCGCCAAGGTATTTCTTTTCAGGTGCCCATTCCTATTACTCGAACGCTCAAAGCCATGATGTGGCAATTGATAGGAAGCATCTTTCTCTTTTTCATCTTGATAGGATGTCTGTATTATCTGGTTAAGACCATAGTCTTCCAGAAACGCATTGATGGCATTCGCCATGAGTTTCTGAAGAATATGATTTATGAGTTGAAGCAACCGAAAGAAGACGACAAAGGTGAAGAATCTGCTGTTTTTATCGGTTCCATTGCTTTCTACTATGCGCAGAATGAACTGCTATGTGGTAATTTCAGAGTAGTCATCACATCTCGTCAAGCTGAAATTCTGAAGCTTCTTGCCGAGAACCAGAACCAGCTTGTAGAGCGGGATTACATACTGAATGAAGTATGGGGTGATGACTCATACTCCAATTCCCTTGCCCTGAACGTGCAGATTACCTATCTTCGCCGGGCATTGAACCTGGATGAAAAGGTAAGTATCGAAGCTGTCATCAAGAAGGGATATATCCTGCGAACCTGTTGA